The Methanolacinia petrolearia DSM 11571 genome has a segment encoding these proteins:
- a CDS encoding PadR family transcriptional regulator, protein MNDNRAEMRAFMKKFNRVGLFRGYGGLRIIVLRLLSEGPKNGAELMDAIDMMTHGHWRPSPGSIYPLLSKAAEDKLIVKKDDGRYELTEAGSEEISMFGIGEYEKPGTVDSILRDIDSNLSYLEDLPCEKLEQYGKTLENIQVKLGRIEKKLHSFSEE, encoded by the coding sequence AAATTTAACAGGGTTGGCTTATTCCGCGGATATGGCGGATTGAGAATTATCGTCCTGCGCCTGTTGAGCGAAGGGCCAAAGAACGGAGCGGAACTCATGGATGCAATTGACATGATGACTCATGGCCACTGGAGACCTTCGCCAGGGTCTATTTACCCTCTTCTGAGCAAAGCAGCAGAAGACAAACTGATTGTAAAGAAAGATGACGGAAGATATGAACTTACAGAAGCCGGATCCGAAGAGATAAGCATGTTTGGCATAGGTGAATATGAAAAACCGGGAACAGTTGATTCTATACTGAGAGATATAGACAGTAATCTTTCGTACCTGGAAGATTTGCCCTGTGAAAAACTGGAGCAATATGGAAAGACGCTTGAGAACATTCAAGTGAAATTAGGCAGGATAGAGAAAAAACTTCATTCATTCAGTGAAGAGTAA